The Radiobacillus deserti genomic interval TTTTCCAATATTTCAATGCCTCGTCGTTAGCGACACGCAAATAGGTTGCCGAAATACTGTTATTCCCTTCATACGTATGTCCTGCTCTTTTGATTTCAAAGAACGTTAAATCCGTTCCGGGATTTCCAATTTCATCTGCATAAAACAAATGATACATACTTGTATCATCCTGGTTCACAGACTTTTTAACCAATCTCAATCCTAAATCCTTTGTATAAAAATCGTAGTTTTCTTTTGCCTTAGCGGTAATGGCTGAGACGTGGTGGATGCCTTTAATTTGCAAAGCAATCCCCTCCTTTAGCCTGTTATAAATATCTTGAATTCAAGATTTATTGTAGTGCAGGGGTAATCATTTGTCAATAAAAGGTTCTCCCTATTAGCTTAGAACTATTCAACGAAAGGAATTGCTTCTGGATTTTTTATGTAATCGATAAGGTAGCGCTGGCTTTCAAATATTGGTTCAGGCAAATCCCGCAGAGAAAAAAAGACATTATCCAACGTTTCATCCCCTTGTTTGAGGAGCTCTCCTTCATAGCTTCTGCACTGAAACCATATTTCAACAAGCGAAACTCGGTCCCCATTTTTCAATGTTTTTTCTACACCAGAACGTATTCCGAATAGCGATAGCTCTTGAAGACGTAACCCTGTTTCTTCTTCCACTTCTCTTCTTGCCGTATCCTTAATTCGCTCCTGTAATTCCATATACCCACCCGGAAACCCCCAGCTACGAGAATCCTCTCGAAGCTGCATGAGTACGTTTCCTCGCTGATCGAAAATAATCGCACCTGCTACCACCATAATGACTTGCTCACTTCCAACCATGGAGCGTAAATGCTTAATATAGTCCATTACTTTGTCCCCCTTTATTTAGAGAATTAATCGCTTTAGTATATTTTCATGCATGACCTATTACGACCTAATATATAGAAAAAGTCCCTAAGATAGGGACTTTTTTTACCGACTAAAGAACGCTTCAGCTTTCTCAAGATATACTTCTTGCTCAGGAGATAAATCATATTCCTCTTCAATGGCATCAACTGGGCAAACAGCTTTACATGCGCCACAATCAATACAAACATCTGGATCTATATAAAACTGATCAGGACCTTCTACAATACAATCAACGGGACAAACCGTCATGCATTCTCCTGCTTTTTCATCCTTACACGGACTTGTTATGACGAACGCC includes:
- a CDS encoding NUDIX hydrolase; translation: MDYIKHLRSMVGSEQVIMVVAGAIIFDQRGNVLMQLREDSRSWGFPGGYMELQERIKDTARREVEEETGLRLQELSLFGIRSGVEKTLKNGDRVSLVEIWFQCRSYEGELLKQGDETLDNVFFSLRDLPEPIFESQRYLIDYIKNPEAIPFVE
- a CDS encoding indolepyruvate ferredoxin oxidoreductase subunit alpha, encoding MAFVITSPCKDEKAGECMTVCPVDCIVEGPDQFYIDPDVCIDCGACKAVCPVDAIEEEYDLSPEQEVYLEKAEAFFSR